One part of the Pelodiscus sinensis isolate JC-2024 chromosome 16, ASM4963464v1, whole genome shotgun sequence genome encodes these proteins:
- the LOC102456427 gene encoding uncharacterized protein LOC102456427 isoform X1: MKPLVTTPLAIALHICITIWKGCGFNLHKRKINLHRRMLSHNMTWISYPSHSLDSSIKIEDLIASQNVISRFMHCYIAFFVPTGLIAGIFILTIFIKNLQHNLKKLDTFLFYFTISNIVMILFSFTVITRPGYLMATYLGCGVLSFFFNVSYFNSQYLLILMLLAFLLNRFPSSTAVMTKAIQRPLLCVGFVLACAFCISLVVVSLLGTDNYHKVTNCQLDPLFALPEYEIIKFSFGFGIPLFFQIFCFILFFVKEAQPEAPTLKKNVQTYLAVLTITITMFACRLFYNIMILSRTTLKIHKSIGTPKNELMMNIAEIVLFSESCISLIFILSLHKPYQAGILKIIMNLIKVCRKDTTNESPEIRAASIDDESGPH; encoded by the exons ATGAAGCCACTTGTGACTACACCTCTAGCTATTGCATTGCATATATGCATTACCATTTGGAAAG GTTGCGGTTTCAATCttcataaaagaaaaataaatttacaCAGAAGGATGCTCTCTCACAACATGACCTGGATAAGCTATCCAAGCCATAGCTTGGACTCATCCATCAAAATAGAAGACCTCATAGCTTCTCAAAATGTCATATCAAGATTTATGCATTGCTACATTGCCTTCTTTGTACCCACAGGTTTAATAGCTGGCATATTTATCCTGACCATCTTCATAAAGAACTTGCAGCATAACTTGAAAAAATTAGacacatttcttttttatttcaccATCAGCAATATTGTGATGATATTGTTTTCATTTACAGTCATAACTCGACCTGGATATTTAATGGCAACCTACTTAGGGTGTGGAGTTCTGTCattttttttcaatgtaagtTATTTCAATTCTCAGTATCTTCTAATTTTGATGCTGCTTGCTTTTTTACTCAATAGATTCCCATCAAGCACTGCTGTGATGACCAAAGCAATTCAAAGGCCACTGTTATGTGTTGGATTTGTACTAGCATGTGCCTTCTGCATATCTCTGGTAGTGGTGTCATTGCTAGGTACGGATAACTACCACAAAGTAACAAACTGTCAATTAGATCCATTATTTGCATTGCCTGAATATGAGATTATTAAATTCAGCTTTGGGTTTGGAATTCCATTGTTTTTCCagatattctgttttattttattctttgttaAAGAAGCCCAACCAGAAGCTCCAACCTTAAAAAAGAATGTTCAAACTTATCTGGCTGTGCTGACTATAACAATAACAATGTTTGCATGCCGTCTGTTTTACAACATTATGATTCTCTCCAGGACCACATTAAAGATACACAAAAGCATTGGCACGCCGAAGAATGAGCTAATGATGAATATAGCAGAGATAGTGTTGTTTAGTGAGAGCTGCATTAGTTTGATATTCATACTTTCTCTGCATAAACCATACCAGGCTGGAATACTGAAAATCATAATGAACCTCATAAAAGTTTGCAGAAAAGATACTACCAACGAGTCTCCTGAAATACGAGCAGCATCTATTGATGATGAAAGTGGGCCTCATTGA
- the LOC102456427 gene encoding uncharacterized protein LOC102456427 isoform X2 — protein sequence MLSHNMTWISYPSHSLDSSIKIEDLIASQNVISRFMHCYIAFFVPTGLIAGIFILTIFIKNLQHNLKKLDTFLFYFTISNIVMILFSFTVITRPGYLMATYLGCGVLSFFFNVSYFNSQYLLILMLLAFLLNRFPSSTAVMTKAIQRPLLCVGFVLACAFCISLVVVSLLGTDNYHKVTNCQLDPLFALPEYEIIKFSFGFGIPLFFQIFCFILFFVKEAQPEAPTLKKNVQTYLAVLTITITMFACRLFYNIMILSRTTLKIHKSIGTPKNELMMNIAEIVLFSESCISLIFILSLHKPYQAGILKIIMNLIKVCRKDTTNESPEIRAASIDDESGPH from the coding sequence ATGCTCTCTCACAACATGACCTGGATAAGCTATCCAAGCCATAGCTTGGACTCATCCATCAAAATAGAAGACCTCATAGCTTCTCAAAATGTCATATCAAGATTTATGCATTGCTACATTGCCTTCTTTGTACCCACAGGTTTAATAGCTGGCATATTTATCCTGACCATCTTCATAAAGAACTTGCAGCATAACTTGAAAAAATTAGacacatttcttttttatttcaccATCAGCAATATTGTGATGATATTGTTTTCATTTACAGTCATAACTCGACCTGGATATTTAATGGCAACCTACTTAGGGTGTGGAGTTCTGTCattttttttcaatgtaagtTATTTCAATTCTCAGTATCTTCTAATTTTGATGCTGCTTGCTTTTTTACTCAATAGATTCCCATCAAGCACTGCTGTGATGACCAAAGCAATTCAAAGGCCACTGTTATGTGTTGGATTTGTACTAGCATGTGCCTTCTGCATATCTCTGGTAGTGGTGTCATTGCTAGGTACGGATAACTACCACAAAGTAACAAACTGTCAATTAGATCCATTATTTGCATTGCCTGAATATGAGATTATTAAATTCAGCTTTGGGTTTGGAATTCCATTGTTTTTCCagatattctgttttattttattctttgttaAAGAAGCCCAACCAGAAGCTCCAACCTTAAAAAAGAATGTTCAAACTTATCTGGCTGTGCTGACTATAACAATAACAATGTTTGCATGCCGTCTGTTTTACAACATTATGATTCTCTCCAGGACCACATTAAAGATACACAAAAGCATTGGCACGCCGAAGAATGAGCTAATGATGAATATAGCAGAGATAGTGTTGTTTAGTGAGAGCTGCATTAGTTTGATATTCATACTTTCTCTGCATAAACCATACCAGGCTGGAATACTGAAAATCATAATGAACCTCATAAAAGTTTGCAGAAAAGATACTACCAACGAGTCTCCTGAAATACGAGCAGCATCTATTGATGATGAAAGTGGGCCTCATTGA
- the GPER1 gene encoding G-protein coupled estrogen receptor 1, which yields MESYTGALLPFICNSTSFERNGSYLCNESMPSSLADESEEHQQYIIGLFLSCLYTIFLFPIGFVGNILILVVNISFREKMTIPDLYFINLAVADLILVADSLIEVFNLDEKYYDITIICTSMSLFLQINMYSSIFFLTWMSFDRYIALAKVMRSNIFRTMQHARLSCGLIWMASISATLVPFTAVHLQHTGEIYFCFADVEEIQWLEITLGFIIPFVIIGLCYSLIARVLVTAHKHRSLRLRRQKALRMIFVVVLVFFICWLPENVFISVQLLQEKGKTISSGNPSFRHDYPLTGHIVNLAAFSNSCLNPLIYSFLGETFRHKLRLYVEQKTKMSTFNRFCHAALKSVIPDSNEQSEV from the coding sequence ATGGAATCTTACACAGGAGCATTATTGCCATTTATTTGTAACAGCACATCTTTTGAACGAAATGGATCATATTTATGTAATGAAAGCATGCCTTCTAGCTTGGCTGATGAATCAGAAGAACACCAACAATACATTATTGGGCTTTTCTTATCATGCCTTTACACTATTTTTCTTTTCCCTATTGGCTTTGTAGGAAACATTCTGATTTTAGTTGTGAACATAAGTTTTCGTGAAAAGATGACTATCCCTGACCTGTACTTCATAAATCTTGCAGTAGCTGATCTGATTTTAGTTGCTGACTCCCTCATTGAGGTTTTTAATCTTGATGAAAAGTACTATGATATCACTATTATTTGTACTTCCATGTCTCTGTTTCTTCAGATCAACATGTATAGCAGCATTTTCTTTTTGACATGGATGAGTTTTGACAGATATATAGCACTTGCAAAAGTAATGAGGTCCAACATATTTCGCACTATGCAACATGCTAGATTAAGCTGTGGCCTCATATGGATGGCATCTATCTCTGCAACACTAGTGCCATTTACAGCTGTACATTTGCAGCACACTGGAGAGATCTACTTTTGTTTCGCAGATGTAGAAGAAATCCAGTGGTTAGAAATAACTTTGGGGTTTATAATCCCCTTTGTAATCATCGGCCTTTGTTACTCATTAATTGCTCGAGTTCTTGTAACAGCACACAAACACAGGAGTCTTCGACTACGGCGCCAGAAGGCTCTTCGAATGATATTTGTAGTTGTCCTGGTTTTTTTTATCTGCTGGCTACCTGAAAATGTCTTCATTAGTGTTCAGCTTCTTCAAGAGAAAGGAAAGACAATCTCTTCAGGCAACCCATCTTTTCGGCATGATTATCCCCTAACTGGACATATTGTAAACCTAGCAGCCTTTTCTAACAGCTGTTTGAACCCTCTGATTTACAGTTTTCTAGGTGAAACTTTTAGACACAAATTACGATTGTATGTTGAACAAAAAACTAAAATGTCAACATTCAATCGTTTTTGTCATGCTGCCCTAAAGTCAGTTATTCCTGACAGTAATGAGCAATCAGAAGTTTAA